GGGACGAATTCCACCTCGCCCCTATCTGGTTTAACTCCGCGCCACGGGCGCGCCGTGGCTGGCCACAGTGCTGAGGTAGGGCGGTTTCTCCGAAACCGCCTCGGCGCGCTCGGAGAGCACGCCCTACCAGTTAGTGGATTGGCGCTTGACGATAGCGGACTCGCGGGCTCGTCCCTCCATTGACAACGGGGCCGCAATGGAGGGACGAGCCTGCGAGTCCGTTAACTGATTCTCACCGCCTGCGCCGGATCATACGCCAGCGCCGGGTTCACCAACCGCGCGTCATTCCGCAAAAAATGAAAGGTCACCGCCCGGCGCGGTTGATCGCTGCGGTTGGCGGAGGATTGATGCAGCGTATTGCCGTGATGGATGGACACCCCACCACGCGGCACCGGCGCCATCAACTGCCCGTCAC
This window of the Limisphaerales bacterium genome carries:
- a CDS encoding phytanoyl-CoA dioxygenase family protein; its protein translation is MAPVPRGGVSIHHGNTLHQSSANRSDQPRRAVTFHFLRNDARLVNPALAYDPAQAVRIS